The Mycolicibacterium boenickei genome has a segment encoding these proteins:
- the kasA gene encoding 3-oxoacyl-ACP synthase KasA — protein MSKPSTANGGFPNVVVTAVEATTALAADIESTWKGLLAGDSGIRELTDDFVTKWDLPVRIGGHLVDDIDGHLTRIELRRNSYVQRMSLVLARRLWKNAGAPEVDPDRFAVVIGTGLGGGEKIVETYDAMNEGGIRKVSPLAVQMIMPNGAAAVAGLELGARAGVITPVSACSSGSEAIAHGWRQIVMGDADFAVVGGVEGGIEALPIAAFSMMRAMSTRNDDPAGASRPFDKDRDGFVFGEAGAMMIIETEEHALARGAKPLARLMGAGITSDAFHMVAPADNGVRAGAAMKRALETAGLDAKDIDHVNAHGTATPIGDTAEANAIRVAGCQGAAVYAPKSALGHSIGAVGALESVLTVLALRDGVIPPTLNYETPDPEIDLDVVAGEPRYGDYKYAINNSFGFGGHNVALAFGKY, from the coding sequence ATGAGCAAACCTTCCACTGCTAACGGAGGCTTCCCGAACGTCGTGGTGACCGCCGTGGAGGCAACCACGGCGCTCGCTGCTGACATCGAGAGCACGTGGAAGGGCCTCCTGGCCGGAGACAGCGGCATCCGTGAGTTGACCGACGACTTCGTCACCAAGTGGGACCTTCCGGTGCGTATCGGTGGCCACCTGGTGGACGACATCGACGGTCACCTGACCCGCATCGAGCTGCGCCGTAACTCCTACGTGCAGCGCATGTCACTGGTGCTGGCCCGCCGGCTGTGGAAAAACGCAGGTGCGCCCGAGGTCGATCCCGATCGGTTCGCCGTCGTGATCGGCACGGGCCTCGGCGGTGGCGAGAAGATCGTCGAGACCTACGACGCGATGAACGAGGGCGGCATCCGCAAGGTCAGCCCGCTCGCCGTTCAGATGATCATGCCCAACGGTGCGGCCGCAGTCGCCGGTCTTGAGCTCGGCGCCCGCGCCGGGGTCATCACTCCGGTGTCGGCGTGTTCGTCGGGGTCTGAGGCCATCGCCCACGGCTGGCGCCAGATCGTCATGGGCGACGCGGACTTCGCCGTCGTCGGTGGCGTGGAAGGCGGCATCGAGGCGCTGCCGATCGCGGCGTTCTCGATGATGCGCGCCATGTCGACGCGCAACGACGACCCCGCGGGTGCGTCGCGGCCGTTCGACAAGGACCGCGACGGATTCGTGTTCGGCGAGGCCGGCGCGATGATGATCATCGAGACCGAGGAGCATGCCCTGGCCCGTGGCGCCAAGCCGCTGGCCCGCCTGATGGGTGCCGGCATCACCTCGGACGCGTTCCACATGGTCGCTCCGGCCGACAACGGCGTTCGCGCCGGTGCCGCTATGAAGCGCGCACTGGAGACCGCCGGGCTGGACGCCAAGGACATTGACCACGTCAATGCCCACGGCACGGCCACTCCGATCGGTGACACCGCCGAGGCCAATGCCATCCGGGTTGCCGGATGTCAGGGCGCCGCGGTCTACGCGCCAAAGTCGGCGCTGGGTCACTCGATCGGCGCAGTCGGTGCACTGGAGTCGGTGCTGACTGTGCTCGCGTTGCGCGACGGGGTCATCCCCCCGACGCTTAACTACGAGACACCTGATCCTGAGATCGATCTCGATGTGGTTGCGGGCGAGCCTCGTTATGGCGACTACAAGTACGCCATCAACAACTCGTTCGGTTTCGGCGGCCACAATGTGGCCCTGGCCTTCGGTAAGTACTGA
- a CDS encoding acyl-CoA carboxylase subunit beta produces MTIMAPETAAESLDPRDPLLRLQTFFDDGSVELLHERDRSGVLAAAGTVNGVRTVAFCTDGTVMGGAMGIEGCAHIVNAYDTAIEEQSPIVGIWHSGGARLAEGVKALHAVGLVFEAMIRASGYIPQISVVVGFAAGGAAYGPALTDVIIMAPDSKVFVTGPDVVRSVTGEDVDMVSLGGPDAHHKKSGVCHIVADDELDAYERGRRLVGLFSQQGHFDRSKAEAGDTDLAALMPESARRAYDVHPIIEALLDEGVPFEEFQAKWAPSIVVGLGRLAGRSVGVIANNPLRLGGCLNSESAEKSARFVRLCDAFGIPLVVVVDVPGYLPGVDQEWGGVVRRGAKLLHAFGESSVPRVTLVTRKIYGGAYIAMNSRSLNATKVFAWPDAEVAVMGAKAAVGILHKRKLAAAPDHEREALHEELAIEHERIAGGVDSAIEIGVVDEKIDPAHTRSKLTQALAEAPHRRGRHKNIPL; encoded by the coding sequence ATGACGATCATGGCCCCCGAAACCGCTGCCGAGTCGCTCGACCCCCGCGACCCGCTGCTGCGCCTGCAGACCTTCTTCGATGACGGCAGCGTCGAGCTGCTGCACGAGCGGGACCGCTCTGGCGTGCTGGCGGCTGCCGGCACGGTCAACGGTGTTCGCACGGTTGCGTTCTGCACCGACGGCACCGTGATGGGCGGCGCCATGGGTATCGAGGGCTGTGCCCACATCGTCAACGCCTACGACACCGCCATCGAGGAGCAGAGCCCGATCGTCGGCATCTGGCACTCGGGCGGTGCGCGGCTGGCCGAGGGCGTCAAGGCGCTGCACGCGGTCGGCCTGGTCTTCGAGGCGATGATCCGGGCGTCGGGCTACATCCCGCAGATCTCGGTCGTCGTCGGATTCGCCGCCGGCGGTGCGGCTTACGGGCCCGCCCTGACCGACGTCATCATCATGGCCCCGGACAGCAAGGTGTTCGTCACCGGTCCGGACGTGGTGCGCAGCGTCACCGGTGAGGACGTCGACATGGTGTCGCTCGGCGGTCCGGACGCCCACCACAAGAAATCCGGTGTGTGCCACATCGTCGCCGACGACGAGCTCGACGCCTACGAGCGCGGCCGTCGCCTGGTCGGATTGTTCAGCCAGCAGGGCCATTTCGATCGCAGCAAGGCCGAGGCCGGCGACACCGACCTGGCCGCGCTGATGCCCGAGTCGGCCCGGCGTGCCTACGACGTGCACCCGATCATCGAGGCACTGCTCGACGAGGGTGTGCCGTTCGAGGAGTTCCAGGCCAAGTGGGCGCCGTCCATCGTGGTCGGTCTCGGTCGGCTGGCCGGCCGGTCGGTCGGTGTCATCGCCAACAACCCGCTGCGCCTCGGCGGCTGCCTGAACTCCGAAAGCGCCGAGAAGTCGGCACGTTTCGTGCGGCTGTGCGATGCGTTCGGCATCCCGCTGGTGGTCGTCGTCGACGTTCCGGGCTACCTGCCCGGTGTGGACCAGGAGTGGGGCGGCGTGGTGCGTCGCGGCGCCAAGCTGCTGCACGCCTTCGGTGAGTCCTCGGTCCCCCGCGTGACCCTGGTGACCCGCAAGATCTACGGCGGCGCCTACATCGCGATGAACTCCCGTTCGCTCAACGCCACCAAGGTGTTCGCCTGGCCGGACGCCGAGGTCGCCGTGATGGGTGCCAAGGCCGCTGTGGGCATCCTGCACAAGCGCAAGCTGGCCGCCGCCCCGGATCACGAGCGTGAGGCGCTGCACGAGGAGCTGGCCATCGAGCACGAGCGGATCGCCGGCGGTGTGGATTCCGCCATCGAGATCGGCGTGGTCGACGAGAAGATCGATCCGGCCCACACCCGCAGCAAGCTGACCCAGGCCCTGGCCGAGGCCCCGCACCGGCGCGGCCGTCACAAGAACATCCCGCTGTAA
- a CDS encoding LysR family transcriptional regulator has product MAANIPDIRRLRQFIAIGEAGSLTAAATSLHVSQQALSSSMQQLEKELNATLFRREGRRLTLTPAGELLLTESRTLLAAARTVAERVEQTACGAAEVFVVGHTPALSGSEAYTRIEPAITAFPEMSFTFRQLYPDQLIAAVLDGTVHLGLRRGVVPTNELATAIVGYDRIRLAVAGEHRLAGSPSVDIHELAGERIALWAPPGGSYYSDFLMAACRRAGFEPDYVVSRVQGAATVAAPLTTGAVTFVTSPPGPAMDGRVVVTELEPPLLVGAQAMWQRHTGSAVRDVLLSHV; this is encoded by the coding sequence GTGGCCGCGAATATTCCGGATATACGACGTTTGCGTCAGTTCATCGCCATCGGCGAGGCGGGCAGCCTGACCGCCGCGGCCACCTCATTGCACGTTAGCCAGCAAGCCCTCAGCAGCTCGATGCAGCAACTGGAGAAGGAACTCAACGCCACATTGTTCCGGCGCGAGGGCCGTCGCCTGACGCTCACCCCGGCGGGCGAGCTGCTCCTCACCGAAAGCCGAACACTGCTGGCTGCGGCGCGCACAGTGGCCGAGAGGGTGGAACAGACTGCCTGCGGCGCGGCGGAGGTCTTCGTCGTGGGCCACACCCCGGCGCTCAGCGGTAGCGAAGCCTATACCCGGATCGAACCGGCCATCACCGCGTTTCCGGAGATGTCGTTCACCTTCCGTCAGCTCTACCCCGATCAGCTCATCGCTGCGGTGCTCGACGGCACGGTGCACCTGGGCCTGCGGCGCGGCGTGGTGCCCACCAACGAATTGGCCACGGCGATCGTGGGTTACGACCGCATCCGGCTGGCGGTGGCCGGCGAACACCGGCTGGCCGGCTCGCCCTCCGTCGACATTCACGAACTGGCCGGGGAACGCATCGCACTGTGGGCGCCGCCGGGCGGGTCATACTACAGCGACTTTCTGATGGCCGCGTGCCGGCGGGCCGGATTCGAACCCGATTATGTGGTGAGCCGGGTCCAGGGCGCGGCCACGGTCGCCGCGCCGCTCACGACCGGTGCCGTCACGTTCGTCACCTCTCCCCCGGGCCCGGCCATGGACGGTCGGGTGGTGGTCACCGAACTCGAACCACCCTTGTTGGTGGGCGCCCAGGCCATGTGGCAGCGCCACACCGGTTCAGCGGTGCGCGACGTGCTGTTGTCTCACGTCTAG
- the kasB gene encoding 3-oxoacyl-ACP synthase KasB, with protein sequence MAGLSTGNGLPNVVVTGVAMSTALATDAESTWKKLLDGQSGIRKLTDSFVDEYDLPVRIGGHLLEDFDHELTRVELRRLSYLQKMSTVIGRRVWANAGSPDVDVRRLMVSIGTGLGSAEELVFAYDGMRAKGLRAVSPLVVQMYMPNGAAAAIGLERKAKAGVCTSISACASGSEAIANAWRQIVLGEADIAICGGVETKIEAVPIAGFAQMRIVLSNSNDDPEGACKPFDKDRNGFVFGEGGALMVIETEEHAKARGANILGRIMGASVTSDGYHIVAPDPNGEQAGHAMTRAIQLAGLQPSDIDHVNAHATGTSVGDVAEGKAINNAMAGHKPAVYAPKAALGHSVGAVGAVESILTVLALRDGVIPATRNLQNLDPEIDLDVVAGEPRQGDFKYAINNSFGFGGHNVALAFGKY encoded by the coding sequence ATGGCGGGATTGTCCACTGGGAATGGTCTTCCCAATGTGGTTGTCACCGGCGTAGCCATGTCAACGGCGCTGGCAACCGATGCTGAAAGCACCTGGAAGAAGCTGCTAGACGGGCAGAGCGGCATCCGCAAGCTCACTGATTCGTTCGTCGACGAGTACGACCTGCCGGTTCGCATCGGCGGCCATCTGCTCGAGGACTTCGATCATGAGCTGACGCGGGTCGAACTGCGCCGGCTGTCATATTTGCAGAAGATGTCGACGGTCATCGGCCGTCGGGTGTGGGCCAATGCGGGCTCCCCCGACGTCGATGTCCGCCGTCTCATGGTCTCCATCGGCACCGGTCTCGGTTCCGCCGAGGAGCTTGTGTTCGCTTACGACGGCATGCGGGCCAAGGGCCTGCGCGCCGTGTCGCCGCTGGTGGTGCAGATGTACATGCCCAACGGCGCGGCGGCCGCCATCGGACTCGAGCGCAAGGCCAAGGCCGGGGTGTGTACCTCGATCTCGGCCTGCGCCTCGGGTTCGGAAGCCATCGCCAACGCCTGGCGCCAGATCGTGCTCGGTGAGGCCGACATCGCGATCTGTGGTGGCGTGGAAACCAAGATCGAAGCCGTGCCGATCGCCGGCTTCGCGCAGATGCGCATCGTGCTGTCCAACTCCAACGACGACCCCGAAGGCGCCTGCAAGCCCTTCGACAAGGATCGCAACGGATTCGTCTTCGGCGAGGGCGGCGCCCTGATGGTCATCGAGACCGAGGAGCATGCCAAGGCACGTGGCGCCAACATCCTGGGCCGCATCATGGGGGCCAGCGTCACCTCGGACGGCTATCACATCGTCGCGCCGGACCCCAACGGCGAGCAGGCCGGTCACGCCATGACCCGGGCCATTCAGCTGGCGGGTCTGCAGCCCAGCGACATCGACCACGTCAACGCGCATGCCACCGGCACCAGCGTCGGCGATGTGGCCGAGGGCAAGGCGATCAACAACGCGATGGCGGGACACAAGCCCGCGGTCTATGCGCCCAAGGCGGCGCTGGGCCACTCCGTCGGTGCGGTCGGTGCGGTGGAGTCCATCCTTACCGTGCTGGCATTGCGCGACGGCGTCATCCCTGCGACGCGCAACCTGCAGAACCTCGATCCGGAGATCGATCTGGACGTTGTCGCCGGTGAGCCGCGGCAGGGTGATTTCAAGTACGCAATCAACAATTCGTTCGGATTCGGTGGGCACAACGTCGCGCTCGCCTTCGGAAAGTACTGA
- the acpM gene encoding meromycolate extension acyl carrier protein AcpM — protein sequence MAASQEEIIAGLAEIIEEVTGIEPSEVTPEKSFVDDLDIDSLSMVEIAVQTEDKYGVKIPDEDLAGLRTVGDVVSYIQKLEEENPEAAAALREKFGSE from the coding sequence GTGGCCGCCAGTCAGGAAGAAATCATCGCCGGTCTCGCCGAGATCATCGAAGAGGTCACCGGCATCGAGCCGTCTGAGGTGACCCCGGAGAAGTCGTTCGTCGACGACCTGGACATCGACTCGCTGTCGATGGTGGAGATCGCGGTTCAGACCGAGGACAAGTACGGCGTGAAGATCCCCGATGAGGATCTGGCCGGCCTGCGCACCGTTGGTGACGTCGTCTCCTACATCCAGAAGCTCGAGGAAGAGAACCCCGAGGCTGCCGCCGCCCTGCGCGAGAAGTTTGGCTCGGAATGA
- a CDS encoding SDR family oxidoreductase, with product MSKLEGKSAIVAAGAKNLGGLISTTLAASGVNVAVHYNSAATEADADKTVAAVQDAGVKAVKVQGDLTVPANVERLFDTAVDAFGSVDIAINTVGKVLRKPFVETTEAEYDSMFDINAKAAYFFLQQAGKRLADNGSVVTIVTALLAAYTDGYSTYAGSKSPVEHFTRAASKEFGVRGINVNNVAPGPMDTPFFYPQETPERVEFHKSQAMGNRLTEITDIAPLVVFLAGEGHWINGQTIFANGGYTTR from the coding sequence ATGAGCAAACTGGAAGGCAAATCAGCGATTGTTGCTGCTGGTGCCAAGAATCTGGGCGGTCTGATCAGCACGACGTTGGCTGCCAGCGGTGTCAACGTCGCCGTTCACTACAACAGTGCTGCCACCGAGGCCGACGCCGACAAGACCGTGGCGGCGGTGCAGGACGCGGGCGTCAAGGCCGTCAAGGTGCAGGGTGACCTGACGGTGCCGGCCAACGTCGAGCGACTCTTCGACACGGCAGTCGACGCGTTCGGGAGTGTCGACATCGCGATCAACACGGTGGGAAAGGTGTTGCGCAAGCCGTTCGTGGAAACCACTGAGGCCGAATACGACTCGATGTTCGACATCAATGCCAAGGCGGCGTACTTCTTCCTGCAGCAGGCGGGCAAGCGCCTGGCCGACAACGGTTCGGTGGTCACCATCGTGACGGCGCTGCTGGCGGCCTACACCGACGGGTACTCGACGTACGCGGGCTCCAAGAGCCCCGTCGAACACTTCACCCGGGCCGCGTCCAAGGAATTCGGGGTCCGCGGCATCAACGTCAACAACGTGGCCCCGGGCCCGATGGACACGCCGTTCTTCTACCCGCAGGAGACCCCAGAGCGGGTCGAGTTCCACAAGTCGCAGGCCATGGGCAACCGGCTGACCGAGATCACCGACATCGCCCCGCTCGTGGTGTTCCTCGCCGGCGAGGGGCACTGGATCAACGGGCAGACCATCTTCGCCAACGGGGGTTACACCACCCGTTAG